The DNA window AACGTAATCCAGTACTAAGCAATACTTATTGCTAACCACTTAGCTTCTATAAATGATAGATATGTACTTTCATTTCCTACCCTGAAGACTCATTCTCATAAATAATCTGGGCTTTAAACGACATCACAATATCCATTGTGGTGGAATTGGGTGTGAACTTCACTGCTATTTTTAAGATTGTCCCCGGAGTACCAGTGAAAACTTTTCCCTCCCAGATCTTGTTCTTTGTGAGTTGCAGTTCTGTTTTTATGGGCCCGATGACAAGAACCTTACAAGCTCCCGGAACCTTCACTCTAAAGTTCTCCCAACTTTCTGCAGGAAGAAATCCATATCTTGGCTGTAGTAGAATACAACCATGCCCCCAAGCATTGTAAACTTTGGGGAAAGGAAGTAATCGATTGGTGGATACACATTGAATGACATAATCACAAGCATGGGAAAAGtcctcattttctttcctttttgtaaaAATGCTGAGTTTATAATGTCCAGACTCTGGCAGATGGACAGTCAGGCTTATCTTATGTTCCAGGTAAGTTATGAAACAATATCGGTCCAAGGAATGCAAATTGTTATTCAGTCTGGTATTTTCTAGAGAAGTGAATATGTCCATGTCCCATAGGGTATGGAAGGTGATGTTGCACTTCCCGGTGGTTGTCCTAATGATTGGACACACATGGCTGGGGTTGGTAAGACCATTTTGCTTGGTGTTGGTTCCAGGCCCACAGTGAACACCAAGGTTGGGTGGAAAAAGTTCATTATGGTTGACTGGATTCTTGCAGCTGATAAACATGTTACCAGCATTTTGGAAGCTGCCCCCTGCCTGGTCTTTCACAAATAAGGACAGCCTGTAATATCCCCAGAAAGGTAGGAGAAGATGACATCCCAGTTGGTCATCTTGTATTTGGGAAACCAGACATTTCTTACTGAAAGGTTCCGACAGTTCCAGGTGAAATAACTGGAACATGGCCAACAAGGGCCTGGAGGTCTCAAAAGTAAAAGTCAAAGCACCATTTTCTGCAACGATCACGTCTTCACAGGGGTTACAAATAGTCACTCCCAAGTCTTTTGATTTTGGATGTAGCCCCCAAAAATGAAAAGGGTTTTCAGGCAACCCAAGTGGATGTTTTGGTTCTGAACAATCAATTTGGTAAGAACAAACCCATTTGTAGGGTTCTTTGGCTTCACTGGGTTTTGCAAATACCATCAGCTCGAACTGCCCAGGCGAAGGTGGTAAAACGCGTAGGGTCATACTGGACTCATAGACGGTGAGTATCCCGAATGACTTGTCCACCTGACTTCTGCTATTGTTCAAAAGCTTGAAGATCTTGTAACTGAATTCCAGTGGGGACACACAGCCTAGAGACACCTTAACTTCACCGTTTTctgtatgaaaaagaaaatgtaattattgtccCTTTCCAGTGAAAAACCACCTGAGCCCCTTTATACCACTGCACATGCACTGTGTATACTTTCTGTTTTAATGCTCGTGGATGTACACTTAAGTGTGCTTTTTTGTCCATGTGTTATATTaggcaaaatgtaatatattgaagaCTTTATTGGATGTGGTGGCCTGGTGATTGTGCCATACTATCATACTTCAAGACCTAAAACAAGTATCTGGGCAAGAAAAACAGAACAGGACTACTGAACACTCTCCCTGAACCATTGTCCATCAGATAGATGGGTTGCATAGGATAATTTCAGAACAAATATAACTGATAACAACACAGGACATTATCAGCTTACGTTATCTGGCAGAACCAAttggtattttttgcattttgcaccatttaccagaccaaaaggagTACATATTTGAAGCTGAtattagagtttacatacattttggcatctatttataaaacagaagatTTGTCAATTAGCAAACATTCTCTGGCGGTTATTCTTTTACTTCAATTGAGCCCGAGATTCACCATCTAAGATTGTTTGCTGAATATCTGACTTGCTGCTTGAAAAATAGACCCCCATATGGAGATTCTAAAACCCCATATACATACTTTCAagttttgtatgtatattatgttattatatatctAGTGTGTTCCTATACTACTTGATGCTTTTTAAAATTGCTAAATTATGTTCCGACTGGCTGTGGGGTTGTGATGTGATTAGCGCTTTCTTGTGGCAGTGAACTTCTTCCTCAAAGATCAACAACCGGAAGAATTTTCAtgcatacgagggggtgctgagaagttcctggctttgcccccttccagattaaatagaaaaatgagtgtggggtcatatgacagcctaatatcttagtatgtaactgtgcaaatatcaggtctttgcaattcttaaaactgttttttcttttagtgagaagctgtgatggcagaggcacaagcaagtttcacattgttggaaTTACGGGCGGTCATGAAgctgtttctccagggaaaggaagggcacttctcccccagtgtttgtcacatctcagtgtgaatgtcctttgctgactttccctggagaaacaaaaacttcatgacggtccGTAACtgcaatgacgtgaaacttgcttgtgcctctgccatcacagcttctctctaaaagaaaaaacagttttaagaatcgcaaagtcCTGatgtttgcacagttacatactaagatattaggctgtcatatgcccccacactcatttttctatttcatctggaagggggcaaagccagaaacttctcagcatcccctcctACCTCTGTAGGTATAATTTGTCCTTCAAATTACTTATCTGTGTAAAGCCCCATGAAATATAGGTATGATATACAATGGTGACTTATGGGTGTATCCTGCATATGATATAAAGAAGGATTATAGGAAAATTGTTCCTGGCAGAAGTAAATGCCCAGTCAGTGTGTTGTACTTATTGCCTCTGTACACTCTCGCCTACAGGGAGGGCATTGAGATTCTTTGCAAATACAGCTGCCAAGGGCTCAGTCTGGAACACAATGCTGACTTGgctcctaaaaatacatttagtttgtATCTAAGCAAAATGTAAGATCTCAAAAACTGTTTGCATACAGCAGAGGTAGTTCATTTCACATTTAGCTGTAAATGGCTAAAATGAGACAAATCCAAAGCATATGACCAATGCCTTAGTTTGATTCACCTGGTGCCTGGTATAACATAAGAGCACATACCCACTTCATACCTATAAGTCCTCTTGTAGTTGGCATGCTCATATTCAATAAGACCCCGGTAATTTTCACTAACCCACCAACTCCTCTATCTTCCACCACCATCTACAGCAACCTTTTTCAAacaggggaacccttaaaataactttcaggtctttagggaacccctactataactattatatttacagctaacagtacattagtctggtggtcagtgagaagaattcttcttacattgctggccatttggaagaatgttacccttacagatcattATTTTCACCTAAAgtgaggtgcaaattgctcattgcttaatgaacctctagcaacctctagaggaactctGGTTGGTTTCTGTCGAACAAAGCAATAGGTTGACTAAAGCTGGTCTTAGAGCAACTTATTCCCAgtttcttttgtttcttgttgGTAACAAGGAGAAGGTAATCTCGGTGTAAGCTATTAGCTGGTTGCTGATGGAGTGGAAAACCTTAATGCTACACCCATGTGATAATTCCAGGTGCCTTAGCATTATTTACTAACCACCAGCATTGACACATGGACAAAAAGGGAATAAGTCATGTGGTCCTAATCCCCAAAAGTACCAGCTAACGCTATTTGCCCCTGGCAATGAACAGAGGGGCTGTGAAAGGTCAATAAAGGGGCCACAATTAAAGCTA is part of the Pyxicephalus adspersus chromosome 3, UCB_Pads_2.0, whole genome shotgun sequence genome and encodes:
- the LOC140327303 gene encoding kyphoscoliosis peptidase-like, yielding MTLRVLPPSPGQFELMVFAKPSEAKEPYKWVCSYQIDCSEPKHPLGLPENPFHFWGLHPKSKDLGVTICNPCEDVIVAENGALTFTFETSRPLLAMFQLFHLELSEPFSKKCLVSQIQDDQLGCHLLLPFWGYYRLSLFVKDQAGGSFQNAGNMFISCKNPVNHNELFPPNLGVHCGPGTNTKQNGLTNPSHVCPIIRTTTGKCNITFHTLWDMDIFTSLENTRLNNNLHSLDRYCFITYLEHKISLTVHLPESGHYKLSIFTKRKENEDFSHACDYVIQCVSTNRLLPFPKVYNAWGHGCILLQPRYGFLPAESWENFRVKVPGACKVLVIGPIKTELQLTKNKIWEGKVFTGTPGTILKIAVKFTPNSTTMDIVMSFKAQIIYENESSG